DNA from Hyalangium gracile:
CAGCCGGTCGCCGCGCCTGCCTGACGCTCACGGCCGCCAGCTCCCGGTCAGGCGTGAGGTGGCGGGGGCAGACCCTCCGGGATGCCGGTGGGCGTGCCCTCCCGGCGGGAGGCCTGGACCGTGCTGCCATACAGGTGGCTCTCCAGGAACCATAGGTCCTGCTCGACCTCGGCGAGGATCCGGGTGAGGAGGTCCTCGGAGACGGGGTCCTCCAGGTTCTCGCTGCGGTGGATGCCCTGGCGGATGGAGGCCGCGTAGGCGGTGATGCGGAGGAGCAGGGCCCGGACGTGCTCCTCGCCGCTGACGGCGGCCAGGTCATACTCCTCGAGCTCGCTGTTGCGGATCGCCAGGCGGATGGTGCCCTCGGCGTAGCCTCCGAGCGCGCCTGCCCGCTCGGCGAAGTCGTCGGCGTGCTTGCGGACGTGGTCGGCCACCGCGTCGAACAGCTCGTGCCGGCTGATGAAGTGCTTTCCGCGCACGTTCCAGTGCGCCTGCTTCACCTGCCAGTGCAGATCGATGGCGTTGGCCAGGCAGGTGTTGAGCAGCTCGATGAGCTCCTCGCGCGTCTCTTGGGAGAGGCTGACGTGACTGGGAAACTTCATGGCGTGCGCCCTCATGGGAGAGAGTGGGCCCGGAGGGGAAGGCTCCGGTCTGCCCTGAGGGTGGCGATGATGGCCCGGCCCGCCAACCTGGGAAGTGGCATGACCGGCAAGAGGGCGGGCTCACGAGCCGTGGGTCCGCAGGCGATCTGGACCTGGGTCCAATCCCGCCCGCGGCCCCACCGGGCCTCAGTGAGAGGGAGCAGGCGCGACCGTCTCTTCCTCGTCCGCGCTCGCACGCCTGGCGTCACCCCGCAGGCGCTGCACCAGCACGTACAGCCCGGGGATGAAGATGAGGTTGACCACGGTGGACACCAGCATGCCGCCGAAGATGGCCGTGCCCAGCGAGTTGCGCGCCGCCGAGCCCGCGCCCGTGGCCAGCATCAGCGGCACCACGCCCAGCAGGAAGGCGATGGACGTCATGAGGATGGGCCGCAGCCGCACCTCGGCCGCCGCGATGGCCGCCTCCAGGGCGCTCTTGCCCTGCTCGCGCAACTGCTCGGCGAACTCCACGATGAGGATGGCGTTCTTGCTGGCGAGCCCC
Protein-coding regions in this window:
- the dps gene encoding DNA starvation/stationary phase protection protein Dps yields the protein MKFPSHVSLSQETREELIELLNTCLANAIDLHWQVKQAHWNVRGKHFISRHELFDAVADHVRKHADDFAERAGALGGYAEGTIRLAIRNSELEEYDLAAVSGEEHVRALLLRITAYAASIRQGIHRSENLEDPVSEDLLTRILAEVEQDLWFLESHLYGSTVQASRREGTPTGIPEGLPPPPHA